One Trichormus variabilis 0441 genomic window, TGTTCAAAAATCTATATTAACCCCAACTGATAAAATACCTACAATTACTCAATTCAAATACTGGTATCAACTTGAACAGGATGATGTTACCAAAACTTTAACATCTCGAAAAGGAGCCAAGCGAGTAGCTTTAGAGAATAGAGCAATTTTGGGAAACTCTAAGATGGAAACTATTGGCCCTGGTTCTAGATATCAAATTGATGCCACAGTTGCTGATGTATATTTAGTTTCAAAATATAACCGTGACTGGATAATTGGTAGACCAGTTATCTATGTAATTATTGATGTTTTTAGTAGAATGATTACAGGTGTTTATGTCGGTTTAGAAGGCCCATCTTGGATAGGAGCAATGATGGCACTAGCCAATGTAGCTACAGATAAAACCCTGTTTTGCCAGGAATATAACATTAATATTACTGAAAATGAATGGCCTTGCAATCAAATGCCAGATGCAATTTTAGGAGATAGGGGAGAATTAGCAGGTATGACAGTAGAAACATTAATCCCTAATCTTTATGTTCGTATTGAAAATGCAGCTTCCTATAGAGCAGATTGGAAAGGGTTAGTAGAAAGACACTTTCGTATAATTCATGAATATGTAAAACCTTTTTTACCTGGTTATGTGGATACGGATTTTAGGCAAAGAGGTGCAAGGGATTATAGGCTTGATGGCAAACTTGATATAGATCAATTTACTGAGATTATTATTCGTTTAATTGTTCACCATAACAATAAACCTCTTACTGAATATGAAAGAGATGAAGCAATGATTGCTGATGATACCCCTCCTATACCTAGAGAGTTGTGGAAGTGGGGTATCGCCAATCGTTCTGGCAGACTCAGAACTTTTTCTGAAGATATTGTCAAATTGAACTTGATGCCTACTGAGAAAGCAACTATTACTGCTAAAGGCATCAAAATGAGAGGTAAGGAGATGTACTATACCTGTGATAGTGCTAAAAATGAGCAATGGTTTGAAAAAGCTAGAAGTAATCTCCTTTCTAAGTCAGAAAAATCATTGATTGTATCTTATGACATCAGAAAGCCAAACTTCATTTATCTTCCATCTAGTGATGGTAGAGATTTTGAAAAATGTTTTCTTATTGACTTAGAAGGGCGGTATGCTAATAAAAACTTTCATGATATTGAATATCTGCTTGCTTATGAAGAATTGCAAAGACAGAAAAGCCAAGGTAAACAGCTACAAGAAAAGGTAGATTTAATAGCTGATATTGAAAGCATAGTA contains:
- a CDS encoding DDE-type integrase/transposase/recombinase; this translates as MVKDLFVNDLIEWIVYQNTHIVERIIWIDEGYIIAFVIDINAKKGLPEPRKISDILEAITEGIAFKQQQDPWARIIRDENLTDKEKEYRDKAWEIISSLIIEEPSIYYRNFRGSMVKEAVEKYNEERDKDKLVEKTVYGYLRRFWQRGKTINALIPDFINSSGKGKIRGQSGKKRGRPRKYAHDPDIGEGVNVTEEDRKIFRVSISKFYNNPKENYLTTAYELMVKEYYKEGIRYDENGVQKSILTPTDKIPTITQFKYWYQLEQDDVTKTLTSRKGAKRVALENRAILGNSKMETIGPGSRYQIDATVADVYLVSKYNRDWIIGRPVIYVIIDVFSRMITGVYVGLEGPSWIGAMMALANVATDKTLFCQEYNINITENEWPCNQMPDAILGDRGELAGMTVETLIPNLYVRIENAASYRADWKGLVERHFRIIHEYVKPFLPGYVDTDFRQRGARDYRLDGKLDIDQFTEIIIRLIVHHNNKPLTEYERDEAMIADDTPPIPRELWKWGIANRSGRLRTFSEDIVKLNLMPTEKATITAKGIKMRGKEMYYTCDSAKNEQWFEKARSNLLSKSEKSLIVSYDIRKPNFIYLPSSDGRDFEKCFLIDLEGRYANKNFHDIEYLLAYEELQRQKSQGKQLQEKVDLIADIESIVDRAEKMTDASQYHNLSKSKKVSGIRDNRAFEKAKRRENEGFELAITDNQSSFQVAESTAETSEQPESLQPNHLNLLKKKRQERKRGQN